The following coding sequences lie in one Acidobacteriota bacterium genomic window:
- a CDS encoding GIY-YIG nuclease family protein, whose translation MREPRNYVLVVELDDVVPRRDRGKPNLYVAITTQEPANRFAALLKGKGPDWLRDHLIALRDDLTSGPFLLREEADEEKRAAIKCLKAEGFTVNRDAKVWTVYVIDLDPKGCKDPGKGFVYVGETSKTPEERFQEHRKGKRNRRGPLFSPVVRKFGRRLRLDLAPETRYYDQAASKAAEKRWAAKLREMGYKVSGGH comes from the coding sequence ATGCGAGAGCCGCGGAATTATGTCCTGGTGGTCGAACTCGACGACGTCGTGCCGCGCCGCGATCGCGGGAAGCCCAATCTCTATGTGGCCATCACGACCCAGGAGCCGGCGAACAGGTTCGCGGCCCTGCTGAAGGGCAAAGGCCCCGACTGGCTTCGGGACCACTTGATCGCGCTCCGTGATGACCTGACGTCGGGCCCCTTTCTGCTCCGGGAGGAAGCCGACGAGGAAAAGCGGGCGGCAATCAAGTGCCTCAAGGCAGAGGGATTCACGGTCAACCGCGACGCGAAAGTCTGGACAGTCTACGTGATCGATCTCGACCCGAAAGGCTGCAAGGATCCCGGAAAGGGATTCGTTTACGTGGGCGAGACCTCGAAGACACCAGAAGAGCGCTTCCAAGAGCATCGGAAGGGCAAGAGGAACAGGCGCGGGCCCCTCTTTTCCCCCGTCGTCCGGAAATTCGGGCGGCGCCTGCGCCTGGACCTGGCCCCCGAAACTAGGTATTACGACCAGGCCGCATCGAAGGCCGCCGAGAAGAGATGGGCGGCCAAGCTGAGGGAGATGGGCTATAAAGTCAGCGGCGGACATTAG